From one Lycium barbarum isolate Lr01 chromosome 6, ASM1917538v2, whole genome shotgun sequence genomic stretch:
- the LOC132644584 gene encoding E3 ubiquitin-protein ligase makorin-like isoform X2, protein MSKKVLCKFFVHGACLKGEYCEFSHDWKDPPNNVCTYYQKGLCAYGSRCRYEHVKVSEQPSLPSSSAPAQHLLSASPPTTISPGMLADGAGLLSGISSEYLASGGPFYPPNRPVWSENSGRHDVAEIDNIVELKIINPADQSICSFAVAGNCPRGKNCPYIHGDLCTICAKHCLHPFRPQEREEHIKTCEKRQKHLDLLKHSQEIECSVCLERVLSKATAAERKFGILSECDHPFCISCIRNWRSGSPSSGIDINSTFRTCPICRKLSYFVIPSVIWYSTKEEKQDILDSYKAKLSINTVMAVWRKWYCVILIMKKEAQ, encoded by the exons ATGTcgaaaaa GGTTCTTTGCAAGTTCTTTGTACATGGTGCATGTCTGAAAGGGGAGTACTGTGAGTTCTCGCATGATTGGAAAGATCCTCCAAATAAT GTATGCACATACTACCAAAAAGGATTATGTGCCTATGGCAGCAGGTGTAGATATGAACATGTTAAAGTTTCTGAACAACCTTCACTTCCATCTTCGTCAGCTCCAGCTCAACATCTGCTCTCAGCTTCTCCTCCCACCACTATCTCTCCTGGAATGCTAGCAGATGGTGCAGGACTTCTGTCAGGCATTTCTTCCGAGTATTTGGCTTCAGGTGGACCTTTTTACCCTCCCAACCGACCTGTATGGAGTGAAAATTCAGGGCGTCATGATGTGGCAGAGATTGATAACATTGTCGAGTTGAAGATAATTAATCCAGCTGATCAATCAATTTGCTCTTTTGCTGTTGCTGGTAATTGTCCACGGGGAAAAAACTGTCCTTATATTCATGGAGATCTGTGTACAATCTGTGCCAAGCATTGCTTGCATCCTTTCCGGCCTCAAGAAAGAGAGGAGCATATAAAAACATGTGAGAAGAGGCAAAAGCACCTTGATTTACTGAAGCATAGTCAAGAAATAGAGTGCAGTGTGTGTCTTGAACGTGTACTCTCTAAGGCAACTGCAGCAGAGCGGAAGTTTGGGATCCTTTCTGAGTGTGATCAtccattttgtatatcatgtatcAGGAATTGGCGTAGTGGTTCTCCTTCGTCTGGGATTGATATCAACTCTACATTTAGGACCTGCCCTATATGCCGGAAGCTTTCATATTTTGTCATTCCAAGTGTCATTTGGTACTCCACAAAAGAAGAAAAGCAAGATATCCTTGACAGCTACAAAGCCAAACTCAG